The proteins below come from a single Aegilops tauschii subsp. strangulata cultivar AL8/78 chromosome 6, Aet v6.0, whole genome shotgun sequence genomic window:
- the LOC109746590 gene encoding carotenoid cleavage dioxygenase 7, chloroplastic, with protein sequence MPLLAHYKVDPKRNRLLMVACNAEDMLLPRANFTFYEFDAGFRLVQKREFVLPAHLMIHDWAFTDSHYVVLGNRIRLDIPGSMLAMTRTHPMIAALALDPGKRTTPVYLLPRSTEAVASGRDWTVPVEAPSQMWSLHVGNAFE encoded by the exons ATGCCGCTGCTGGCGCACTACAAGGTTGACCCCAAGCGCAACCGGCTGCTCATGGTGGCCTGCAACGCCGAGGACATGCTCCTCCCGCGCGCCAACTTCACTTTCTACG AGTTCGACGCCGGCTTCAGGCTGGTGCAGAAGCGGGAGTTCGTGCTGCCGGCGCACCTCATGATCCACGACTGGGCCTTCACCGACTCCCACTACGTCGTCCTCGGCAACAGGATCAGGCTCGACATCCCGGGGTCGATGCTGGCCATGACGCGCACGCACCCCATGATCGCGGCGCTCGCGCTGGACCCGGGCAAGCGGACCACGCCGGTCTACCTGCTGCCGCGCTCCACGGAGGCCGTGGCCAGCGGCCGCGACTGGACCGTGCCCGTCGAGGCGCCGTCGCAGATGTGGTCGCTGCACGTCGGCAACGCCTTCGAGTAG
- the LOC109746594 gene encoding protein JASON: MGCFLSCFRGRPDPAVRALHDPLVRKTRLGDAFLDDHHDDGTAKLEESGTPKEGPGNDGGVDDDLRREANYLKSCGAISETPPEILKASNQVEEQEINECNETSNNAQETKEALVSENKDYLSEGFNSDGHDGALKHDQDTDEGTDDHVTEVESAPRSSSQERSSAQIIRNQNPDPSDSPFPTPLVLRDDIQTPGFTTHQGNFKPGKRGRASKQFVYPVLRPIENKLQWTELRDESSPMVASHPPKRRYLSADSTEKPQQHTLPGSVNESTELSSESAPFLFHSGRKEQQAQEDENVNQQQLVGGGGVGELLNKSSENGKHGVASLSCWLKTSCADGEGETGRQLGFGSVDLSDVPIFVASGLNWDNENNPTPMLPKAWDGNGIPNTTTKYKEDQRVNWHATPFEERLMKVLSDEKPHHQRKISGKLIHLEEDAIESPASATASS, encoded by the exons ATGGGCTGCTTCCTCTCCTGCTTCCGCGGCCGCCCCGACCCGGCCGTCCGGGCCCTCCAC GATCCGCTCGTGCGCAAGACCCGGCTCGGGGATGCCTTCCTGGACGACCACCACGACGACGGCACGGCGA AGCTTGAGGAGAGCGGGACGCCCAAGGAGGGTCCCGGTAACGACGGAGGGGTCGACGACGACCTCAGGCGAGAG GCAAATTATCTTAAATCTTGTGGCGCAATATCAGAAACCCCTCCCGAAATTCTGAAAGCATCAAACCAAGTCGAAGAGCAAGAAATTAATGAG TGCAATGAGACGTCCAACAATGCACAGGAGACTAAAGAGGCCCTGGTGTCTGAAAATAAGGATTACTTGTCTGAAGG GTTCAACTCCGACGGGCACGATGGAGCTTTGAAGCATGACCAGGACACCGACGAAGGCACTGACGACCATGTCACGGAGGTTGAATCAGCGCCGAGATCATCGTCGCAGGAAAGGTCTTCAGCCCAGATCATCAGGAACCAGAATCCTGATCCTAGCGACTCGCCTTTCCCCACTCCTCTGGTCCTTAGAGACGATATCCAGACTCCTGGATTCACCACACACCAGGGGAACTTCAAGCCCGGGAAGCGCGGGAGGGCCAGCAAGCAATTTGTATACCCCGTCCTGAGACCCATCGAGAACAAGCTGCAGTGGACGGAGCTGAGAGACGAGTCCTCCCCCATGGTCGCCTCTCACCCTCCCAAAAGAAGGTACCTGTCCGCAGATTCCACCGAGAAGCCTCAGCAGCACACCCTTCCAGGCTCAGTGAATGAAAGCACAGAGCTGTCATCAGAGTCTGCGCCATTTCTGTTCCATTCCGGCAGGAAAGAGCAGCAGGCTCAAGAGGATGAGAATGTCAACCAGCAGCAGCTTGTGGGTGGCGGTGGCGTCGGAGAGCTGCTGAACAAGAGCTCGGAGAACGGGAAGCATGGCGTGGCCAGCCTGTCGTGCTGGCTCAAGACCTCGTGCGCGGATGGTGAGGGTGAGACTGGACGGCAGCTGGGCTTCGGGAGCGTCGATCTCAGCGACGTGCCCATCTTTGTGGCCTCTGGACTGAACTGGGACAACGAGAACAACCCTACCCCGATGCTGCCCAAGGCCTGGGACGGCAATGGGATCCCCAACACCACCACCAAGTACAAAGAG GACCAGAGAGTGAACTGGCATGCCACGCCGTTCGAGGAGAGGCTGATGAAAGTTTTGTCCGATGAGAAACCACACCATCAGAG GAAGATCAGTGGAAAGCTGATCCACCTGGAGGAGGACGCGATAGAGAGCCCGGCAAGTGCGACTGCTTCCTCGTGA
- the LOC123494473 gene encoding pentatricopeptide repeat-containing protein At4g01030, mitochondrial-like, translated as MLTGLAVHGQAHEAAALFHDMWRSGLKPDGVTFTAVLTACRSMGLVTEAWEYFDNMEAKYGVAPTAEHHACMVDLLARCGYLDEAMAFIERSPADPGASSWGALLTGCAIYGNLDLAESAARHLFKLEPHNSANYLAMMSLYEQHQMFDEAESLKYAMKARGVDARPGWSWTQVGRSVHVFEVDGGSPPYPETPEIYGEMSRLVSQIRMVGYVPDNGCGAYVLPEEEKGG; from the coding sequence ATGCTCACCGGGCTGGCCGTGCACGGGCAGGCACACGAGGCGGCGGCGCTGTTCCACGACATGTGGAGGTCGGGGCTGAAGCCGGACGGCGTAACCTTCACGGCGGTGCTCACCGCATGCCGATCCATGGGCCTGGTCACCGAAGCCTGGGAGTACTTCGACAACATGGAGGCCAAGTACGGCGTGGCGCCGACGGCCGAGCACCACGCTTGCATGGTCGACCTGCTGGCTCGGTGCGGGTACCTCGACGAGGCGATGGCCTTCATCGAGCGGTCGCCGGCCGACCCCGGAGCGAGCTCCTGGGGCGCGCTCCTCACCGGCTGCGCCATCTACGGCAACCTGGACCTCGCGGAGTCCGCGGCGAGGCACCTCTTCAAGCTCGAGCCGCACAACTCGGCCAACTACCTGGCGATGATGAGCCTGTACGAGCAGCACCAGATGTTCGACGAGGCGGAGAGCCTCAAGTACGCCATGAAGGCGAGAGGGGTGGACGCCAGGCCGGGGTGGAGCTGGACGCAGGTCGGGCGGAGCGTCCACGTCTTCGAGGTCGACGGCGGGTCGCCGCCGTACCCGGAGACGCCGGAGATATACGGCGAGATGAGCCGGCTGGTGTCGCAGATCAGGATGGTGGGGTACGTGCCGGACAACGGCTGCGGCGCCTACGTCCTCCCCGAGGAGGAGAAGGGGGGGTAA